One part of the Candidatus Zixiibacteriota bacterium genome encodes these proteins:
- a CDS encoding mechanosensitive ion channel domain-containing protein, translating into MDAIWIQISDWAALYGLKIVGALAILIFGRMVVGIISGTIGRIMTKSKMDETLSKFLRSVIRISLMTVVVIMALGNIGIQTTSFIAIMAAAGLAIGLAFQNSLSNLASGILIIIFRPFKSGDYIEAGGSAGTVEEITIFTTVLKSPDNKKVIIPNSSITGGNIVNSSAKEMRRIDMVFGIGYDDDIRQAKSLLEEIIKADSRILDDPAPLIAVSELADSSVNFAVRPWVKTADYWNVYYDITEKVKLTFDEKGISIPYPQQDVHMHQVTAN; encoded by the coding sequence ATGGATGCTATTTGGATTCAGATTAGTGATTGGGCTGCCTTATACGGACTGAAAATCGTAGGCGCCCTGGCAATTCTGATTTTCGGTCGCATGGTTGTAGGGATAATTTCCGGCACGATCGGCCGCATCATGACTAAAAGCAAAATGGATGAAACACTTTCTAAATTTCTGAGAAGTGTTATTCGCATTTCACTGATGACAGTCGTTGTCATTATGGCCCTCGGAAATATCGGTATTCAAACCACCTCGTTTATTGCCATCATGGCCGCCGCCGGATTGGCTATCGGTCTCGCCTTTCAAAATTCTCTTTCAAATCTCGCATCGGGAATCTTAATAATTATTTTTCGCCCATTCAAGAGCGGCGATTATATAGAAGCCGGAGGTTCCGCCGGTACAGTCGAGGAAATTACAATATTTACGACGGTGCTCAAATCTCCCGATAACAAAAAAGTCATAATACCTAACAGCTCCATTACTGGCGGTAATATCGTCAACTCTTCCGCCAAAGAAATGCGCCGTATAGATATGGTCTTCGGCATCGGATATGATGATGATATCAGGCAGGCCAAATCACTTTTGGAAGAAATAATCAAAGCCGATAGTAGGATTCTCGACGACCCCGCCCCTCTGATCGCGGTATCTGAATTGGCCGATAGTTCGGTCAACTTTGCCGTCCGTCCCTGGGTCAAAACGGCGGATTACTGGAATGTCTATTACGACATTACCGAAAAAGTAAAACTTACGTTCGATGAAAAAGGAATTTCCATTCCATATCCCCAACAGGATGTTCATATGCATCAGGTAACGGCCAACTGA